In Silene latifolia isolate original U9 population chromosome X, ASM4854445v1, whole genome shotgun sequence, the following proteins share a genomic window:
- the LOC141623597 gene encoding uncharacterized protein LOC141623597 isoform X1, producing the protein MAETACLRRSFSNPPEASFDFTQGDPTRALGESISFGRYMSETLAWEKWSTFTQNRYIEEAEKYSKPGSVAKMKAYFEAHYGRFGAKKCVQEKPTDASSRVDVKNDHNTKVLSSSVAFNPVTVLAIDSHTSIQESPTTDHPAVDLLCGTVGLHDSSAQLKDEKTEAASYVESVVVADASVTQSSSENNVQDDIVSAKMKAYFEAHYGRFGAKKCVQEKPTDASSRVDVKNDHNTKVLSSSVAFNPVTVLAIDSHTSIQESPTTDHPAVDLLCGTVGLHDSSAQLKDEKTEAASYVESVVVADASVTQSSSENNVQDDIVSATSERDATILKDVKADAASYVESVVVADARVTKSNSENNVQDARENDIVSATPERNATIKNAVEQEKPEKGKMDTMSEQKLADYSAKRLKKSNLSKLSSSLSRLATPVRSKKEGNGTPNRKVSQLSSSLAIVATPVRPIKEGHATPVNRMFVKESIEKKKLTSSTLHMSINVSSDINKVKKPSPVSSKAGIGKIFTPLGKIIRDSFASSSSTPSRASVNSVSRYPSAIPQSEARRSRVALEKAFDRSRRLDQQLKCPSTGNVKSSTQSPATFASFSFRTEERAAKRREFFQKRLEKEAENFPFTDNTKTKSTPDSRKSSQSRNLKPSTVATVRTEVLSENLKKIPPSQQSQKCEARPASDLSRSKSFHPPQRAAGSKTFSENSKALPSNLTMKKKRHENTSPNIL; encoded by the exons ATGGCGGAAACAGCTTGTCTTAGACGTTCTTTCTCTAACCCTCCTGAAGCTTCCTTTGATTTCACCCAG GGAGATCCAACGCGTGCTCTTGGGGAGTCAATATCGTTTGGGAGATATATGTCGGAAACCTTGGCTTGGGAGAAATGGTCAACATTTACTCAGAATCGATATATAGAGGAAGCAGAAAAATATTCTAAACCTGGTTCTGTAGCCAAGATGAAAGCTTACTTTGAGGCCCATTATGGAAGGTTTGGTGCCAAGAAATGTGTACAAGAGAAACCAACTGATGCTTCTAGTAGAGTTGATGTTAAGAATGACCATAATACCAAGGTTCTTTCCAGTTCAGTAGCCTTCAACCCAGTAACAGTACTTGCTATTGATAGTCATACAAGCATTCAAGAGTCTCCTACAACAGATCATCCTGCTGTGGACCTTTTGTGTGGGACTGTCGGTTTGCATGATTCTTCTGCTCAACTAAAAGATGAGAAAACTGAGGCAGCTAGTTATGTGGAATCAGTAGTCGTTGCAGATGCAAGTGTCACTCAGAGTTCTTCCGAGAACAATGTTCAAGATGATATTGTTTCTGCCAAGATGAAAGCTTACTTTGAGGCCCATTATGGAAGGTTTGGTGCCAAGAAATGTGTACAAGAGAAACCAACTGATGCTTCTAGTAGAGTTGATGTTAAGAATGACCATAATACCAAGGTTCTTTCCAGTTCAGTAGCCTTCAACCCAGTAACAGTACTTGCTATTGATAGTCATACAAGCATTCAAGAGTCTCCTACAACAGATCATCCTGCTGTGGACCTTTTGTGTGGGACTGTCGGTTTGCATGATTCTTCTGCTCAACTAAAAGATGAGAAAACTGAGGCAGCTAGTTATGTGGAATCAGTAGTCGTTGCAGATGCAAGTGTCACTCAGAGTTCTTCCGAGAACAATGTTCAAGATGATATTGTTTCTGCCACATCAGAGAGGGATGCTACTATACTAAAAGATGTGAAAGCTGACGCAGCTAGTTATGTGGAATCAGTCGTGGTTGCAGATGCAAGAGTCACTAAGAGTAATTCTGAGAACAATGTTCAAGATGCCAGGGAAAATGATATTGTTTCTGCCACACCAGAGAGGAATGCTACTATTAAG AATGCTGTCGAGCAGGAAAAGCCAGAGAAGGGAAAGATGGATACGATGAGTGAGCAAAAGTTGGCCGATTACTCTGCTAAAAGGTTGAAAAAGAGCAATTTGTCCAAGCTATCATCGTCGTTATCTAGACTTGCAACTCCTGTTCGTAGTAAAAAGGAAGGCAATGGTACTCCTAATAGAAAAGTGTCCCAGCTATCATCATCTCTGGCTATAGTTGCAACTCCTGTACGGCCTATAAAGGAAGGCCATGCTACGCCGGTCAATAGAATGTTTGTGAAAGAGTCaattgagaaaaagaaattgACTTCAAGCACACTTCACATGTCAATCAATGTCAGTTCCGACATAAATAAGGTGAAGAAACCTTCTCCAGTTTCCAGCAAAGCTGGAATAGGGAAAATCTTCACTCCTTTGGGCAAGATTATAAGAGATAGCTTTGCTTCTTCCTCTTCGACTCCAAGTAGG GCTTCTGTCAACAGTGTGTCACGATACCCATCTGCCATCCCTCAGTCAGAAGCCAGGAG GAGTAGAGTAGCTCTTGAGAAAGCATTTGATAGGAGTAGAAGGTTGGACCAGCAGTTGAAGTGTCCCTCTACAGG GAATGTGAAATCTTCAACACAGTCTCCTGCCACTTTTGCTTCCTTTAGCTTTAGAACCGAAGAAAGAGCAGCAAAACGTAGAGAG TTCTTCCAGAAGAGGTTGGAGAAGGAAGCAGAAAACTTCCCGTTTACAGATAATACAAAG ACAAAATCTACACCTGACTCCAGGAAATCTTCTCAGTCTAGGAACCTGAAACCCAGCACCGTGGCAACCGTCAGGACTGAAGTATTAAGTGAGAATTTAAAGAAG
- the LOC141623597 gene encoding uncharacterized protein LOC141623597 isoform X2, with the protein MAETACLRRSFSNPPEASFDFTQGDPTRALGESISFGRYMSETLAWEKWSTFTQNRYIEEAEKYSKPGSVAKMKAYFEAHYGRFGAKKCVQEKPTDASSRVDVKNDHNTKVLSSSVAFNPVTVLAIDSHTSIQESPTTDHPAVDLLCGTVGLHDSSAQLKDEKTEAASYVESVVVADASVTQSSSENNVQDDIVSAKMKAYFEAHYGRFGAKKCVQEKPTDASSRVDVKNDHNTKVLSSSVAFNPVTVLAIDSHTSIQESPTTDHPAVDLLCGTVGLHDSSAQLKDEKTEAASYVESVVVADASVTQSSSENNVQDDIVSATSERDATILKDVKADAASYVESVVVADARVTKSNSENNVQDARENDIVSATPERNATIKNAVEQEKPEKGKMDTMSEQKLADYSAKRLKKSNLSKLSSSLSRLATPVRSKKEGNGTPNRKVSQLSSSLAIVATPVRPIKEGHATPVNRMFVKESIEKKKLTSSTLHMSINVSSDINKVKKPSPVSSKAGIGKIFTPLGKIIRDSFASSSSTPSRASVNSVSRYPSAIPQSEARRSRVALEKAFDRSRRLDQQLKCPSTGNVKSSTQSPATFASFSFRTEERAAKRREFFQKRLEKEAENFPFTDNTKTKSTPDSRKSSQSRNLKPSTVATVRTEVLSENLKKENKNLLGSLLI; encoded by the exons ATGGCGGAAACAGCTTGTCTTAGACGTTCTTTCTCTAACCCTCCTGAAGCTTCCTTTGATTTCACCCAG GGAGATCCAACGCGTGCTCTTGGGGAGTCAATATCGTTTGGGAGATATATGTCGGAAACCTTGGCTTGGGAGAAATGGTCAACATTTACTCAGAATCGATATATAGAGGAAGCAGAAAAATATTCTAAACCTGGTTCTGTAGCCAAGATGAAAGCTTACTTTGAGGCCCATTATGGAAGGTTTGGTGCCAAGAAATGTGTACAAGAGAAACCAACTGATGCTTCTAGTAGAGTTGATGTTAAGAATGACCATAATACCAAGGTTCTTTCCAGTTCAGTAGCCTTCAACCCAGTAACAGTACTTGCTATTGATAGTCATACAAGCATTCAAGAGTCTCCTACAACAGATCATCCTGCTGTGGACCTTTTGTGTGGGACTGTCGGTTTGCATGATTCTTCTGCTCAACTAAAAGATGAGAAAACTGAGGCAGCTAGTTATGTGGAATCAGTAGTCGTTGCAGATGCAAGTGTCACTCAGAGTTCTTCCGAGAACAATGTTCAAGATGATATTGTTTCTGCCAAGATGAAAGCTTACTTTGAGGCCCATTATGGAAGGTTTGGTGCCAAGAAATGTGTACAAGAGAAACCAACTGATGCTTCTAGTAGAGTTGATGTTAAGAATGACCATAATACCAAGGTTCTTTCCAGTTCAGTAGCCTTCAACCCAGTAACAGTACTTGCTATTGATAGTCATACAAGCATTCAAGAGTCTCCTACAACAGATCATCCTGCTGTGGACCTTTTGTGTGGGACTGTCGGTTTGCATGATTCTTCTGCTCAACTAAAAGATGAGAAAACTGAGGCAGCTAGTTATGTGGAATCAGTAGTCGTTGCAGATGCAAGTGTCACTCAGAGTTCTTCCGAGAACAATGTTCAAGATGATATTGTTTCTGCCACATCAGAGAGGGATGCTACTATACTAAAAGATGTGAAAGCTGACGCAGCTAGTTATGTGGAATCAGTCGTGGTTGCAGATGCAAGAGTCACTAAGAGTAATTCTGAGAACAATGTTCAAGATGCCAGGGAAAATGATATTGTTTCTGCCACACCAGAGAGGAATGCTACTATTAAG AATGCTGTCGAGCAGGAAAAGCCAGAGAAGGGAAAGATGGATACGATGAGTGAGCAAAAGTTGGCCGATTACTCTGCTAAAAGGTTGAAAAAGAGCAATTTGTCCAAGCTATCATCGTCGTTATCTAGACTTGCAACTCCTGTTCGTAGTAAAAAGGAAGGCAATGGTACTCCTAATAGAAAAGTGTCCCAGCTATCATCATCTCTGGCTATAGTTGCAACTCCTGTACGGCCTATAAAGGAAGGCCATGCTACGCCGGTCAATAGAATGTTTGTGAAAGAGTCaattgagaaaaagaaattgACTTCAAGCACACTTCACATGTCAATCAATGTCAGTTCCGACATAAATAAGGTGAAGAAACCTTCTCCAGTTTCCAGCAAAGCTGGAATAGGGAAAATCTTCACTCCTTTGGGCAAGATTATAAGAGATAGCTTTGCTTCTTCCTCTTCGACTCCAAGTAGG GCTTCTGTCAACAGTGTGTCACGATACCCATCTGCCATCCCTCAGTCAGAAGCCAGGAG GAGTAGAGTAGCTCTTGAGAAAGCATTTGATAGGAGTAGAAGGTTGGACCAGCAGTTGAAGTGTCCCTCTACAGG GAATGTGAAATCTTCAACACAGTCTCCTGCCACTTTTGCTTCCTTTAGCTTTAGAACCGAAGAAAGAGCAGCAAAACGTAGAGAG TTCTTCCAGAAGAGGTTGGAGAAGGAAGCAGAAAACTTCCCGTTTACAGATAATACAAAG ACAAAATCTACACCTGACTCCAGGAAATCTTCTCAGTCTAGGAACCTGAAACCCAGCACCGTGGCAACCGTCAGGACTGAAGTATTAAGTGAGAATTTAAAGAAG